Proteins encoded in a region of the Macrobrachium nipponense isolate FS-2020 chromosome 39, ASM1510439v2, whole genome shotgun sequence genome:
- the LOC135210021 gene encoding nucleomorphin-like isoform X1 has translation MEDNVSFEDEVNTIPRTHNFVSPSSTATAVSLYDNNNSHNSDNNNSHYNSNLNSASGTSQEQSPVSNERYRSHEKATVAAASVFFKGSSSRRDRETSLWLTRSVTQPNLCSREDAMSLAAASAAVATIPSASTQSAESVLRLPNRYGCSQVTTSDSALSSCPSSYEGSLSGGTSSEFFDARSSLSAPVELLSEFLSALMSRDYVDALNLCQSILKYEPQNATALEFYPLLLTKIKQGKDDHPSTSDDDTNEDSDELDNDDDGDEEEEEEEEEEEEVVVVVVGTSDDEQQEEEKEKEEDDKHGTKTEPQKQFQSNSVDDQHQRAQPTTPADGVARQPPSSLQGIDPHPSLFPYYPSVAMSTSNSMDFSVEIDSGRDSLFTPSDSDLNLESGESLYSSTDSNLNMVRSGSDSLFSSTDTGLTLDAVIQSLENLGVKSKQRAIK, from the exons ATGGAGGACAACGTTTCTTTCGAGGATGAGGTCAACACGATACCAAGAACCCACAATTTCGTCAGTCCATCGTCCACTGCAACAGCTGTTTCGCTCTACGACAACAACAATTCTCATAACTCCGACAACAACAACAGTCACTACAACAGCAATCTAAACTCAGCATCCGGGACCAGCCAAGAGCAATCGCCGGTGAGCAACGAGCGATACAGGAGCCACGAAAAGGCAACAGTTGCTGCTGCCAGCGTGTTTTTCAAGGGTTCCTCCAGCAGGCGAGACAGAGAGACGTCCTTATGGCTGACGCGGAGCGTGACTCAGCCCAACCTTTGTTCCAGAGAGGATGCTATGTCCTTGGCTGCTGCCTCAGCCGCTGTTGCTACTATTCCGTCCGCAAGCACGCAG AGCGCAGAGAGCGTCCTGCGTCTACCCAATAGATACGGCTGCTCCCAGGTGACGACGTCTGACAGCGCCCTGTCCTCGTGCCCCAGCAGTTACGAGGGGAGCCTCTCTGGGGGCACGTCCAGCGAATTTTTCGACGCCAGGTCGTCGCTGTCCGCCCCGGTGGAGCTGCTGTCTGAG ttcCTGTCAGCACTGATGTCTCGCGACTACGTAGACGCCCTAAACCTCTGTCAGTCAA ttctgaaatacgAGCCACAAAATGCTACGGCGTTGGAATTTTATCCTTTGCTGCTGACCAAAATCAAACAGG GCAAAGACGACCACCCATCAACCTCTGATGACGATACAAATGAGGACAGTGATGAATTGGACAATGACGATGATGgagacgaagaggaagaagaagaggaggaggaggaggaggaagttgtagtagtagtagtaggaacaAGCGATGACgaacagcaggaggaggagaaggagaaagaggaagacGACAAACACGGGACCAAAACAGAGCCGCAGAAGCAGTTCCAAAGCAACAGCGTCGACGACCAGCACCAGCGAGCTCAGCCTACTACACCAGCAGACGGCGTCGCCAGACAGCCTCCATCATCATTGCAAGGGATCGACCCCCACCCCTCATTATTCCCCTACTACCCGTCCGTCGCCATGTCGACCTCGAACAGCATGGACTTTAGCGTCGAGATCGACTCGGGGAGGGACTCCCTCTTCACGCCCAGCGATTCCGACCTCAACCTGGAATCGGGCGAATCGCTCTACTCGTCGACGGATTCCAACCTCAACATGGTTCGGTCGGGGAGCGATTCGCTGTTCTCGTCCACGGATACGGGGCTCACTCTGGACGCGGTCATTCAGTCGCTAGAAAACCTTGGGGTCAAGAGCAAGCAGCGGGCTATAAAGTAG
- the LOC135210021 gene encoding nucleomorphin-like isoform X2: MEDNVSFEDEVNTIPRTHNFVSPSSTATAVSLYDNNNSHNSDNNNSHYNSNLNSASGTSQEQSPVSNERYRSHEKATVAAASVFFKGSSSRRDRETSLWLTRSVTQPNLCSREDAMSLAAASAAVATIPSASTQSAESVLRLPNRYGCSQVTTSDSALSSCPSSYEGSLSGGTSSEFFDARSSLSAPVELLSEFLSALMSRDYVDALNLCQSSKDDHPSTSDDDTNEDSDELDNDDDGDEEEEEEEEEEEEVVVVVVGTSDDEQQEEEKEKEEDDKHGTKTEPQKQFQSNSVDDQHQRAQPTTPADGVARQPPSSLQGIDPHPSLFPYYPSVAMSTSNSMDFSVEIDSGRDSLFTPSDSDLNLESGESLYSSTDSNLNMVRSGSDSLFSSTDTGLTLDAVIQSLENLGVKSKQRAIK; the protein is encoded by the exons ATGGAGGACAACGTTTCTTTCGAGGATGAGGTCAACACGATACCAAGAACCCACAATTTCGTCAGTCCATCGTCCACTGCAACAGCTGTTTCGCTCTACGACAACAACAATTCTCATAACTCCGACAACAACAACAGTCACTACAACAGCAATCTAAACTCAGCATCCGGGACCAGCCAAGAGCAATCGCCGGTGAGCAACGAGCGATACAGGAGCCACGAAAAGGCAACAGTTGCTGCTGCCAGCGTGTTTTTCAAGGGTTCCTCCAGCAGGCGAGACAGAGAGACGTCCTTATGGCTGACGCGGAGCGTGACTCAGCCCAACCTTTGTTCCAGAGAGGATGCTATGTCCTTGGCTGCTGCCTCAGCCGCTGTTGCTACTATTCCGTCCGCAAGCACGCAG AGCGCAGAGAGCGTCCTGCGTCTACCCAATAGATACGGCTGCTCCCAGGTGACGACGTCTGACAGCGCCCTGTCCTCGTGCCCCAGCAGTTACGAGGGGAGCCTCTCTGGGGGCACGTCCAGCGAATTTTTCGACGCCAGGTCGTCGCTGTCCGCCCCGGTGGAGCTGCTGTCTGAG ttcCTGTCAGCACTGATGTCTCGCGACTACGTAGACGCCCTAAACCTCTGTCAGTCAA GCAAAGACGACCACCCATCAACCTCTGATGACGATACAAATGAGGACAGTGATGAATTGGACAATGACGATGATGgagacgaagaggaagaagaagaggaggaggaggaggaggaagttgtagtagtagtagtaggaacaAGCGATGACgaacagcaggaggaggagaaggagaaagaggaagacGACAAACACGGGACCAAAACAGAGCCGCAGAAGCAGTTCCAAAGCAACAGCGTCGACGACCAGCACCAGCGAGCTCAGCCTACTACACCAGCAGACGGCGTCGCCAGACAGCCTCCATCATCATTGCAAGGGATCGACCCCCACCCCTCATTATTCCCCTACTACCCGTCCGTCGCCATGTCGACCTCGAACAGCATGGACTTTAGCGTCGAGATCGACTCGGGGAGGGACTCCCTCTTCACGCCCAGCGATTCCGACCTCAACCTGGAATCGGGCGAATCGCTCTACTCGTCGACGGATTCCAACCTCAACATGGTTCGGTCGGGGAGCGATTCGCTGTTCTCGTCCACGGATACGGGGCTCACTCTGGACGCGGTCATTCAGTCGCTAGAAAACCTTGGGGTCAAGAGCAAGCAGCGGGCTATAAAGTAG